TCGCGCGCTGGTTCGCGGCTGCGGTCACCGCGGTCCTGCTCGTCGCGCTGTCGGTGGCAGGTGCGGGCACGGCCTCCGCGCACGCCGCGGTCATCGGCACCGATCCCGCCGACAGAGCGACGCTGACCCAGGCACCCGCCCGGGTGAGCGCGACGTTCAACGAGACCATGCAGTCGGCGTTCGCCGCGATGACCGTCGTGGGTCCGGACGGCAACCTGTGGTCGACGGGTGCGCCGCAGGTGCGCGATGCGGTCGTGGCCGTCGACCTGCGGCCGCTCGGGCCGTCGGGCACCTACACCGTCAACTACCGCGCGACGTCGGCTGACGGCCACGTGGTCACGGGTTCGTGGTCCTTCGATCTGACCGTCAGCGGCACCGGGACACCCGGGCCGTCGGCCGCGGTACTGGCACCGCCGCCCGCTCCGGCCGACGACCCTCCGGTGTGGCCCTTCATCGTGGGCGCCTGCGTGGCTGTCGGGGCAGCCGCCTGGTGGGCGGCGCGACGCCGGACGTGACCCGGCCGCACTGGCGGGCGGCCGTCGGCGGTATCGCCGTCATCGCGGCGACGTCGGTGGCGGCGTGGGCGCTGGGCCGGCCGCAGAACGCACTGAGCGGTACGGCTGTCCGCGCGGCAGCGGACTGCGCGGCGATCGTCACGCTCGGGCTGGCAGTGGTGCCGCTGCTCGACACCGGCCGGTACCGCGGCGAGTTGTCCCGATCGGCGGCGGTACCGCTGGCCGTGAGCGCGGCGGTCTGGCTGCTGGCCGAACTGGTGCGGATGGTCGTGGTCAGCGCACAGACCGCGGCGCTGGCCGTCGGGACCGTCGGGGTGCACACCTACTTCGAGTTCCTCACCCATACCGCGGCCGGGCGGGCCGGGGCGGTCAGCGTGGTCGCCGCCGCCGCCGTGTGCGGTGCGGCCGTCGCGGCGCCGCGCACCACGCCGGTGGCGCTCGCCACGACGGGTGTCGCCGCGTCGGGGTTGGCGGCGCGGACCCTGGCCGGGCACCTGACGGAGAGCCCGCTGGGCGGGCTGGCGGTCGCGGTGCACGCGGTGGCGGCCGGGTTGTGGTGCGGTGCATTGGTCGGATTGTTGGTGACGGTCGCGCACCGCGGTCGGTGGGCACGTGTGCTGCCGCGGTTCTCGGCGCTGGCCCTGGCCTGTGTCGGTGTGCTGGTCGTGGCGGGCGGGGTCGGGGCACTGGTCACCGTCGACTCCCCCGCTGAGTTGGTGACGACCGGTTACGGACGGCTGTTGACCGCGAAGCTGCTGGTGACGGCCGTGCTGGCGGTGTTGGCGTGGCGCAACCGGAGCCGCTGGCTGCCGGCCGCGCGGGGTCATCGCGCCAGCGCCGGACTGTCGCGGACGAGGTCACTCGTGGAGTTGGCGGTGATGACGGTCGCGCTGACCGTGGCCGCGGCGCTGGCCGTCACCGGATGAACCGGAACGCCGCCTGGCATGATGGGGCCACTGTCGCCGCACCCGGACACCGCGAAGGAGCAGCCCCGATGGCAGACCGCCAGGATGGGCCCGACGAGCAGGCCGAGACCTCCGGCCGCCCCGCCGACCCGGCGCCGCCGGCCGCAGAGGCCGTGCCGCCGGTGAAGAAGGCGCCCGCCAAGAAAGCGTCGGCCAAGAAGGCTCCCGCCAAGAAAGCGGTGGCGAAGAAGGCTCCTGCCAAAGCCGCCAACAAGGCTCCCGCCAAGAAGACGGCACCCCCCAAGAAGCAGCCGCCGCCCTCACCGGCGGACCTCGTCAGCCCCAATGGTGATCTCGCCGCGGCGGCCGAGGAGGTCGCCGCGGAGGCCAAGAAGACGGTGGCCACCGCGAGCAATCCGGTGTCCGGACCGGCGCCGGTGCCGGTCGACGGCCCCGATCAGTCCCGGTTGCCACTGGCCGCGGCCGTGGCCGCGGCCCTCCTCGTGATGCTCGCCGTGGTGGTCGCACGCCGCCGCTGAAATACGCTTGACCCTGACGCCACGTCAGGGTGGACAGTGGCGTCATGGACGCGAACACGGTCGGGGCGGTCGCCCGGCTCACCGGTGTCTCGGTGCGCACGCTGCATCACTACGACCACATCGGGTTGGTGGTGCCCAGTGTGCGCACCGCGGCCGGGTACCGGGGCTACACCGACGCCGACGTCGAACGGCTGCACCTCGTCCTGGTCTACCGGTCGGTGGGCCTGCCGCTCGACGAGATCCGCACCGTGCTCGACGATCCGCAGGCCGACGTCCTCGCGCACCTCGAACGCCAGCTCGAGCTGCTGCACGAACGCGCCGACCGCATCCGGCACACCATCAAGGCAGTGGAGGAACTGATGAACGCCCGTGAAGAA
Above is a window of Mycolicibacterium baixiangningiae DNA encoding:
- a CDS encoding Rv3852 family protein; translated protein: MADRQDGPDEQAETSGRPADPAPPAAEAVPPVKKAPAKKASAKKAPAKKAVAKKAPAKAANKAPAKKTAPPKKQPPPSPADLVSPNGDLAAAAEEVAAEAKKTVATASNPVSGPAPVPVDGPDQSRLPLAAAVAAALLVMLAVVVARRR
- a CDS encoding copper resistance CopC family protein, encoding MQFLARWFAAAVTAVLLVALSVAGAGTASAHAAVIGTDPADRATLTQAPARVSATFNETMQSAFAAMTVVGPDGNLWSTGAPQVRDAVVAVDLRPLGPSGTYTVNYRATSADGHVVTGSWSFDLTVSGTGTPGPSAAVLAPPPAPADDPPVWPFIVGACVAVGAAAWWAARRRT
- a CDS encoding CopD family protein, producing MGGATPDVTRPHWRAAVGGIAVIAATSVAAWALGRPQNALSGTAVRAAADCAAIVTLGLAVVPLLDTGRYRGELSRSAAVPLAVSAAVWLLAELVRMVVVSAQTAALAVGTVGVHTYFEFLTHTAAGRAGAVSVVAAAAVCGAAVAAPRTTPVALATTGVAASGLAARTLAGHLTESPLGGLAVAVHAVAAGLWCGALVGLLVTVAHRGRWARVLPRFSALALACVGVLVVAGGVGALVTVDSPAELVTTGYGRLLTAKLLVTAVLAVLAWRNRSRWLPAARGHRASAGLSRTRSLVELAVMTVALTVAAALAVTG